CGGCAGCGTGGGGTCTACGTGCAGCTTCTGCGGCATATAGCCCACGCGCAGCCTGGGCTTGCGCCATACACTGCCGCGATCGGGCTTGAGCAGGCCCAGCACGGCGCGCACCAGGGTGGTCTTGCCGGCGCCGTTGGGGCCGATCAGGGTCACGATCTGCCCCGGCTCCACGCTCAACGCAATGTTGTCCAGCACCTGTTGCCCGGCGAACGTGACCCCGACCTGCTCCAGGCGGATTAACGCGTTGCTCATCAAGCCCCCTGACAGCCCGAGCACAGGCCGACCACTTCGACCGTTTGCCCTTCGACGCTGAAGCCGACTTCGGCGGCGCTTTTGATGATGGCATCGCTGATGCTTTTCTGTTCAAGCTCGATGGCGGCATGGCACTGGCGGCAAATCAGGAACTGGCCCTGATGCGCGTGTTCCGGGTGGTTGCAGCCGACAAAGGCGTTGAGCGAGGCGATGCGGTGCACCAGGCCGTTTTCCAGCAGGAAATCCAGCGCACGGTAAACCGTGGGCGGTGCGGCGCGGCGGCCGTCCTGCTCGCTGAGTACGCCGAGGATGTCGTACGCGCCCAGCGGCTTGTGGCTTTGCCACACCAGCTCCAGCACGCGTCGACGCAGCGCGGTCAGGCGCAAACCCTTCTGCGCGCATAGGGTGTCGGCCTCCGACAGCGCGCTGTGCACGCAGTGAGAGTGGTCATGGGGACGGCTGGCAAGCGGTGTTATAGGCATGAGCGGCGACAGATATTTGATAGAGACGTTATTATGTTACCTGTTCCTACGCCATTGAGTGGTCATCGTGTCCCGACTTTTTCCCGTTTTTGTCGTATTTGTCACCAGTTTGTTCATGGCTGGCGCCGCTCAGGCCGAGGTCAAGGTGCTGACCAGCATCAAGCCGCTGCAACTGATTGCCGCTGCCGTGCAGGACGGCGTGGCCGTCCCGGAAGTGCTGCTGCCGCCGGGTGCGTCGCCGCATAACTTCGCCTTGCGCCCATCCGACGTACGGCGCGTGCAGTCGGTCGACCTGCTGTACTGGATTGGTCCGGACATGGAAACGTTTTTGCCGCGCGTGTTGAACGGCCGTACGGCGACAACTGTGGCGGTACAGGATCTGCCAGGCATGAAACTTCGCATTTTCGGCGAAGATAGCCACTCCCACGCCGACGAAGCCGACGAGCATGATCACGATCATCGCCCCGGCAGCGTCGATGCGCATTTGTGGTTGTCGACGGTAAACGCGCGGGTGATCGCTGCGCGTATGGCGGCTGACCTGAGTACGGCCGATCCGGCCAACGCCGAGCGTTATCAAAGCAACGCCAAAGCCTTCGAGGGCCGCCTGGATGCGCTGGACATACGTCTGAAGAAGCGTCTGGCAAGCGTAGAGGGCAAGCCTTACTTTGTGTTCCACGAGGCCTTTGATTACTTCGAAGACGCTTACGGCTTGAAGCACGCCGGCGTGTTCAGCGTGGCCGCCGAAGTGCAGCCCGGCGCCCAGCATGTGGCGGCGATGCGTACGCGTTTGCAGGAGGTGGGCAAGACTTGCGTGTTCAGCGAGCCACCGTTGCGGCCGCGATTGGCCGAGACATTGGTTGCCGGGTTGCCGGTGAAATTGGCGGAGCTGGATGCGCTGGGTGGCTACACCCCGGCCACTGCTCAGGGTTATGAGCAGGTGCTGGAAAAGCTCGGCAATGATCTGGCCGGATGCCTGGAGTCACTCTAAATGTGGGGCAAGCGTTAAGGCTTGTTGTAGGAGCGAGCTTGCTCGCGAAAAACTCACAGGCACCGCGTTCATTCAGAAAGCACGCGTTATCGTTGACGTTTTTCGCGAGCAAGCTCGCTCCTACATTTGGACTGAGCAGATCTTCAGAGCGCGAACGGCAGATGCACAGCCACCTGTTGGCGCTGCAGCAGGCGATGCTCGAATTCGGCAGGGTCGTGAATCAACACATCCTGCCCGGCAAACGACTCGGCCGCGATCAGCCGCGACAGCCAGAACCGCACGCACGCCACGCGCAGCAGGGTCGGCCATAGCTCGGCTTCCTTCGCGGTAAACGGCCGCAACCCTGCATAGGCACCCAGCAGTGCCCGGGCGCGTTGCCCGTCAATCACGCCCTCGGCATCCGAACACCAGTCGTTCAAGGCGATGGCGACGTCGTACAGCATCGGCCCCGAGCAGGCATTGTAGAAGTCGATCAGGCCGGTCAGGTGCGTGCCTTCGAACATCGCGTTATCGCGGAACAGGTCGGCGTGAACGTTGGCGCGCGGCAGGGCGAGGATCTGCGCCTTGTGGGTTTCGATCTCGCTCAACGCGTCCTGCAGCAGGCGCTGTTGTGCGTCGTTGAGGTGCGAAATCAACTGCGCGCCTTCACTGAGCATCCAGTCCAGCCCGCGGTCGGTCTTGCGCTCCAGCACCTTGTCGCCCTGGGTTGCCAGGTGCAGATGCCCGAGCAGTTCGCCGACCTGGGCGCAATGCTGGGCATTGGCGTCCTTGATGTGCTTGCCGGCCAGGCGCGGTTGCAGCAAGGCGGGTTTGCCCTTGAGTTCGCGCAAAGCGATACCGTCGGTGGTGCGCAGGGCGTACGGCACCGGCAGGTCGGCGTCGTGGAGCACGTCGAGCAGTTCGATAAAGAACGGCATTTCTGCCACGGGGCCGCGTTCAACCAGGGTCAGGACGAATTCGCCTTGTTCCAGGCTGATAAAGAAGTTGGTGTTTTCGCTACCGGCGGCAATCCCCTGGAAATCAAGCAGGCGGCCGAGCCCGTAAGGGGCAAGAAAGGTTTCCAGCTCGGGCCGAGCCAGGGGGGTGAACACAGACATGGTTAAAACTGCCGTTACGGGCGCCGCTCAGGGCGGCGCCGGTTGAAATTAGGGAATCATTTCCATTCGAAGATCTTCCATGACGGGATCAGCATATCCGGCTGGTCAGAACGGATGAAGTTCGCGTCGGTTCCATCGGCGCGTACCAGGAAATACGGTGGAGCGCCTTTTGGCGTGACCTTGATGGCGTACAAAAAGCCGTTTTGGCGGTATTCCTGAATAGTCTTGTCGCCTTCCGTGCGAATGGTCACCTCCGGGTCGCCCGAAGGGGCATCGTCGGCCGCCATGGCAGCCATCGGAGCGAGTGCAATCAAGCCAGTGAACAGCAGGCGATTGAATGTACGCATGATAACCTTGTCCCTTTGTTTTCATTGGTCCGGCTATTCTAGCGCCTGACCCGCCGAAAAGGTTGATCCTGCTCATGAGCCAAGCGCCCCTCGTCCTGGTGGACGGTTCTTCTTATCTGTACCGCGCCTTCCATGCGCTGCCACCGCTGACCACCTCCAAAGGCCTGCCGACCGGCGCGGTCAAGGGCGTGTTGAACATGCTCAAGAGCCTGCGCAGGCAATACCCGGACAGCCCGTTCGCCGTGGTATTCGACGCCAAGGGCGGGACCTTTCGCGATGAAATGTTCGCCGACTACAAGGCCAATCGCCCGAGCATGCCCGATGATATGCGCCTGCAGATCGAGCCCCTGCACCAGAGCGTGATCGCCCTGGGCTTCCCGCTGCTGTGCGTCGAAGGCGTCGAGGCCGATGA
This genomic stretch from Pseudomonas orientalis harbors:
- a CDS encoding Fur family transcriptional regulator, whose product is MPITPLASRPHDHSHCVHSALSEADTLCAQKGLRLTALRRRVLELVWQSHKPLGAYDILGVLSEQDGRRAAPPTVYRALDFLLENGLVHRIASLNAFVGCNHPEHAHQGQFLICRQCHAAIELEQKSISDAIIKSAAEVGFSVEGQTVEVVGLCSGCQGA
- a CDS encoding zinc ABC transporter substrate-binding protein; this encodes MVIVSRLFPVFVVFVTSLFMAGAAQAEVKVLTSIKPLQLIAAAVQDGVAVPEVLLPPGASPHNFALRPSDVRRVQSVDLLYWIGPDMETFLPRVLNGRTATTVAVQDLPGMKLRIFGEDSHSHADEADEHDHDHRPGSVDAHLWLSTVNARVIAARMAADLSTADPANAERYQSNAKAFEGRLDALDIRLKKRLASVEGKPYFVFHEAFDYFEDAYGLKHAGVFSVAAEVQPGAQHVAAMRTRLQEVGKTCVFSEPPLRPRLAETLVAGLPVKLAELDALGGYTPATAQGYEQVLEKLGNDLAGCLESL
- a CDS encoding homoserine kinase encodes the protein MSVFTPLARPELETFLAPYGLGRLLDFQGIAAGSENTNFFISLEQGEFVLTLVERGPVAEMPFFIELLDVLHDADLPVPYALRTTDGIALRELKGKPALLQPRLAGKHIKDANAQHCAQVGELLGHLHLATQGDKVLERKTDRGLDWMLSEGAQLISHLNDAQQRLLQDALSEIETHKAQILALPRANVHADLFRDNAMFEGTHLTGLIDFYNACSGPMLYDVAIALNDWCSDAEGVIDGQRARALLGAYAGLRPFTAKEAELWPTLLRVACVRFWLSRLIAAESFAGQDVLIHDPAEFEHRLLQRQQVAVHLPFAL
- a CDS encoding DUF2782 domain-containing protein; this translates as MRTFNRLLFTGLIALAPMAAMAADDAPSGDPEVTIRTEGDKTIQEYRQNGFLYAIKVTPKGAPPYFLVRADGTDANFIRSDQPDMLIPSWKIFEWK